The Acidobacteriota bacterium sequence GCGGTCCCAGCCGGCGTGCAGCCCCGTTCCGATGGGTTCCGGCGGAACGGCGCACCGGTCTCCGGGTGCGGCCGCGGCGCCACCGGTGGCGAGCAGCGCGAGAACGAGAGCCACTTTCGCGGAGCGCCTCATCGCCGCCACGCCAGGTACCTCCCCAGGACGCGCTTCATGAAGGGCCGGAGTCGGGTGCGATTGTACGCGTCACCGATCTTCCGCCACACCTCGGCCTGCGTCGGGTAGGGATGGATCGTCCGGGCCACGGTCTTGAGACCGCAACCCGCGGTCATCGCCAGGGCCATCTCGCCGATCATCTCCCCGGCGTGCCGTGCGACGACCGTCGCGCCCACGATACGGTCGGTGCCGCGCTCCACGTGCACCTTGGCCAGGCCCTCTTCATCCCCTTCGAGGACGGCGCGATCCACCTCGCGGAACGGCATTTCGAAGGTGTCGACGGCGATGCCGCGCTCCTCGGCCTGCTCCGGCAGGAGCCCGACGTGGGCCAGCTCGGGGTCGGTGTAGGTGCACCAAGGCATGGTGAGGGCGCTGGCCTTCGCCTTGAACGGGAACAGGGCGTTCTGGATCACGATCCTCGCCATCGCGTCGGCAGCGTGGGTGAACTGGAAGGCGGACGCGATGTCGCCGGCGGCGAAGATGTTCGGGTTGGTGGTCCGGAGCCGATCGGAAACGAGGATGCCCTTCCGCGGATCCCACGCGACACCGGCGCGGTCGAGGTCGAGCCCCTCCACGTTCGGTTTTCGTCCCACCGACACGAGAATCGCGTCGGCTTCGACCCCTCGCTCGGCGCCGTTCGCCTCGAAGACGACGGTGCGGCCGCCGGGGGTCTTCTCGACGCGCTTGACTGCCGAGGAGAGGACGATCTCGACGCCGTCGGCCTCCAGCGAGCGGCGCACGCGCTCGGCCGCATCGGGATCGTCGCGGACGAGGATCCTCGGGGCGGCCTCGAGCAGCGTGACCCGCGAGCCGAAACGGCGGAATGCCTGCG is a genomic window containing:
- a CDS encoding mercuric reductase; the protein is MRRDELAGGEAAASEPLVRPLDEHNRRLLERVHPPGWVNPDPADRYNLVVIGGGTAGLVTAAGAAGLGARVALVERHLLGGDCLNVGCVPSKAIIRAARARAAVDEAPRYGVEVPGEPRVDFAAVMARMRRLRASIGEHDSAQRFASLGVDVFLGDARFVGRDAVEVAGRRLRFRKACIATGRRAAELPIPGLAEAGYLTNETLFELTELPPRLVVIGGGPIGCEMAQAFRRFGSRVTLLEAAPRILVRDDPDAAERVRRSLEADGVEIVLSSAVKRVEKTPGGRTVVFEANGAERGVEADAILVSVGRKPNVEGLDLDRAGVAWDPRKGILVSDRLRTTNPNIFAAGDIASAFQFTHAADAMARIVIQNALFPFKAKASALTMPWCTYTDPELAHVGLLPEQAEERGIAVDTFEMPFREVDRAVLEGDEEGLAKVHVERGTDRIVGATVVARHAGEMIGEMALAMTAGCGLKTVARTIHPYPTQAEVWRKIGDAYNRTRLRPFMKRVLGRYLAWRR